The Cottoperca gobio chromosome 6, fCotGob3.1, whole genome shotgun sequence genome has a segment encoding these proteins:
- the LOC115009240 gene encoding nuclear factor 7, ovary-like translates to MCTKHDTQLELFCKTDQMCVCMLCTVLDHKTHDVVPLKEESEGNKAELEKTEADIQQMIQKRQVKIQEMKRSVELSKEDADREIAGGVQVFTALKESVERSQAELIHTVKEKQRETEKQAEGFIRELEQEVSELKKRSTEVEQLSMSEDHLHVIQSFMFLKAAPPTKDWTVVSICLPSYEGTVRRAVNQLEETLSEQMKKLLELKRVQQSAVDMTLDPDTAHPELIVSDDGKQVKDGDVSKRLPDNPERFNPCVYVLAKQSFSSGRFYYEVQVKEKTKWRLGVARESINRKGDITLSPQKGYWTICLRNVNKYYALADPEVTLSLKSEPEKVGVFVDYEEGLVSFYDVDAAALIYSFTGCTFTEKLYPYFSPYLNDGGKNSAPLIISPVNHTE, encoded by the coding sequence ATGTGTACGAAGCACGATACACAGCTGGAGCTGTTCTGTAAGACCGACcagatgtgtgtctgcatgctctgCACTGTTTTAGACCACAAGACACATGATGTTGTTCCTCTGAAGGAAGAATCTGAAGGAAATAAGGCCGAGCTGGAGAAGACAGAGGCTGACATTCAGCAGATGATCCAGAAGAGACAAGTGAAGATTCAGGAGATGAAACGCTCAGTGGAGCTCAGTAAGgaagatgcagacagagagatagcaggTGGTGTTCAGGTCTTCACCGCTCTGAAGGAGTCTGTTGAGAGAAGCCAGGCTGAGCTCATCCACACAgtcaaagagaagcagagagagacagagaaacaggctGAAGGCTTCATCAGAGAGCTGGAACAGGAAGTCTCTGAGCTGAAGAAGAGAAGCACTGAGGTGGAGCAGCTCTCAATGTCTGAAGATCATCTCCACGTCATACAAAGCTTCATGTTCCTGAAAGCTGCTCCACCCACCAAGGACTGGACAGTAGTCAGCATCTGTCTACCTTCATATGAGGGGACTGTGAGGAGAGCTGTGAATCAGCTGGAGGAGACGCTCAGTGAACAGATGAAGAAGCTGCTCGAGCTGAAGAGGGTCCAGCAGTCTGCAGTGGATATGACACTCGACCCTGATACAGCACATCCTGAACTCATCGTGTCTGATGATGGAAAACAGGTTAAAGATGGTGATGTGAGCAAGAGACTCCCAGACAATCCAGAGAGATTTAATccttgtgtttatgttttagcAAAGCAGAGTTTCTCTTCAGGAAGATTTTATTACGAGGTTCAGGTTAAAGAGAAGACTAAGTGGAGGTTAGGAGTGGCCAGAGAGTCCATCAACAGGAAGGGAGACATCACACTGTCTCCTCAGAAAGGTTACTGGACGATATGTTTGAGGAATGTAAATAAGTACTATGCTCTTGCTGACCCTGaagtcactctctctctgaagtctgAGCCTGAGAAGGTGGGGGTGTTTGTGGATTATGAGGAGGGTCTGGTCTCCTTTTATGATGTTGATGCTGCAGCTCTGATCTACTCCTTTACTGGCTGCACATTCACTGAGAAACTCTACCCATACTTCAGTCCTTATCTTAATGATGGTGGTAAAAACTCTGCCCCCCTGATCATCTCTCCTGTCAATCACACTGAGTAG